The proteins below are encoded in one region of Tolumonas auensis DSM 9187:
- a CDS encoding LysE family translocator: protein MEQSLLLSLIAFAWITCVTPGPNNVMLTSSGARFGFWQSIQHIAGISGGLVCMLTLMALGVGAVFQQWPLLQWMLKIGGSGYLLYLAWQIAQAGMPKLDTAVKTQTIKPWRFHQAVLFQFMNPKAWLMSLSAIGSFTLLGEQYWSSVIWVLVVFCLICLKTSSMWTLFGVKVGQWLKTPRAWEYWNRIMGGLTALCVALIWFE from the coding sequence ATGGAACAAAGCCTGTTATTGTCACTGATTGCTTTTGCCTGGATCACCTGTGTTACTCCTGGTCCGAACAACGTCATGCTGACCAGCTCCGGTGCCCGTTTTGGCTTCTGGCAATCCATTCAGCACATTGCCGGGATCAGTGGCGGTCTGGTTTGTATGCTGACTCTGATGGCGCTGGGCGTGGGTGCCGTATTCCAGCAATGGCCGTTGTTGCAGTGGATGCTGAAGATCGGCGGCTCGGGCTATCTGCTTTATCTGGCCTGGCAAATCGCGCAAGCCGGTATGCCAAAGCTGGATACGGCCGTCAAAACACAGACCATCAAGCCGTGGCGTTTTCATCAGGCGGTGTTGTTTCAGTTTATGAATCCGAAAGCCTGGCTGATGAGTCTGTCAGCAATTGGTAGTTTTACCCTGTTAGGTGAGCAGTATTGGTCATCGGTGATTTGGGTACTGGTGGTGTTTTGTCTGATTTGTTTAAAAACCAGCTCGATGTGGACTTTATTTGGCGTGAAAGTCGGTCAATGGTTAAAAACACCCAGAGCTTGGGAATATTGGAATCGCATCATGGGCGGATTAACGGCACTTTGTGTTGCGTTGATCTGGTTTGAGTGA
- a CDS encoding PLP-dependent aminotransferase family protein → MTIWNPQLSGQGPLYRQLAQAIGQAVEQGELQPGQRLPTHRALADRLGVTVGTITRAYSEAEHQGWVTARVGAGTYVREETGEPALNWHIRQPDPSRIELWQNLPILQDRENAFRDAMEQLLATPGRINALMEYSSVNGELSQRETVCHWLSQYGFSTAQPERLFFSFGAQNGLLLSLMACGAVGETILCEGLTYPGLSTLSHSLRIQLKGLTMDEEGLLPQALEKACQTGNYRTLYLTPTIQNPTTATMSLSRREEILALCERYQLTVIEDDVHGLLPEIRPPALVELAPERVIHLGSFAKNTSAGLRLGYMLVPAHLHAAMSIAVRGSSWMITPLMIELTCQWLLSGQADRMLLQQRKTLRERGALLRHHLGHYQVQYQEGGMHAWLPLPAHWRSQAFVQATNQHGVGVAGAELFAAAHYPSPQAVRISISHPADNISLDKALRVLRQLLDSEPTPQWVI, encoded by the coding sequence ATGACAATTTGGAATCCGCAGCTTTCCGGTCAGGGACCGCTCTATCGTCAACTGGCGCAGGCTATCGGTCAGGCGGTGGAACAGGGTGAATTACAACCCGGGCAACGCTTACCGACGCATCGCGCCCTAGCCGATCGACTGGGTGTCACGGTTGGCACCATCACTCGCGCATACAGTGAAGCGGAACATCAGGGCTGGGTAACCGCAAGAGTCGGTGCCGGCACTTATGTGCGCGAAGAAACGGGAGAGCCGGCATTAAACTGGCACATCCGTCAGCCGGATCCCTCCCGGATCGAATTGTGGCAAAACCTGCCGATCCTGCAGGATCGGGAAAATGCCTTCCGGGATGCCATGGAGCAATTGCTGGCAACACCCGGCCGCATCAATGCGTTGATGGAATACAGTTCGGTGAATGGCGAGTTGTCGCAGCGGGAAACGGTCTGTCACTGGCTGAGTCAATACGGATTCAGCACAGCTCAACCTGAGCGGTTGTTCTTCAGTTTTGGTGCTCAGAATGGTTTATTACTGAGTCTGATGGCCTGCGGTGCCGTCGGAGAAACCATATTATGTGAAGGACTGACTTATCCGGGGCTCAGCACATTATCGCATTCGTTACGCATTCAGCTGAAAGGGCTGACGATGGATGAGGAAGGTCTTTTGCCACAGGCACTGGAAAAGGCATGTCAGACCGGCAACTACCGGACGTTATATCTCACGCCGACAATTCAGAATCCGACGACTGCGACCATGAGCCTCTCCCGGCGCGAGGAGATCCTGGCACTGTGCGAGCGTTATCAGCTGACGGTCATTGAAGACGATGTCCATGGCCTATTACCGGAAATTCGGCCGCCAGCACTGGTGGAGCTAGCGCCGGAACGCGTCATTCATCTGGGCAGTTTTGCTAAAAACACCAGTGCCGGATTGCGTCTGGGCTACATGCTGGTACCGGCACATTTACATGCGGCCATGTCGATTGCTGTACGTGGTTCCAGCTGGATGATCACGCCACTGATGATTGAGCTGACCTGCCAATGGCTGTTATCCGGACAAGCAGACCGTATGTTACTGCAACAACGGAAAACATTACGGGAACGCGGAGCACTGCTGCGTCATCATTTAGGCCATTATCAGGTACAGTATCAGGAAGGTGGTATGCATGCCTGGTTACCCCTCCCGGCTCACTGGCGTAGTCAGGCCTTTGTGCAGGCAACAAACCAGCATGGTGTCGGTGTCGCGGGGGCCGAGCTGTTTGCTGCCGCGCACTATCCTTCCCCGCAGGCAGTGCGTATTTCCATCAGTCATCCGGCCGATAATATTTCGCTGGATAAAGCATTACGGGTATTGAGACAATTACTGGATAGTGAACCAACTCCCCAATGGGTGATATGA
- a CDS encoding YheU family protein: MIIPWQQLPAATLDSLIESFVLREGTDYGEQTFSLAEKVEQVRQQLEHGDVVILYSELHESVTIAPKEAIQVIGDVTEI, from the coding sequence ATGATAATACCCTGGCAACAACTCCCTGCCGCCACCCTGGATAGCCTGATTGAATCCTTCGTATTACGTGAAGGCACCGATTATGGCGAACAAACATTCTCGCTGGCTGAAAAAGTAGAGCAGGTCCGTCAGCAACTGGAACACGGTGATGTAGTCATCTTATACAGTGAACTGCATGAATCAGTGACGATTGCGCCAAAAGAGGCCATCCAGGTGATCGGGGATGTAACAGAAATTTAA
- the crp gene encoding cAMP-activated global transcriptional regulator CRP → MVIGKPQSDPTQEWFLSHCHIHKYPAKSTLIHAGEKAETLYYIIKGSVAVLIKDEEGKEMILSYLNQGDFIGELGLFDESENPTRSAWIRAKTSCEVAEISYKKFRQLIQVNPEILMRLSSQMARRLQSTSQKVGNLAFLDVTGRIAQTLLNLAKQPDAMTHPDGMQIKITRQEIGQIVGCSRETVGRILKMLEDQELITAHGKTIVVFGTR, encoded by the coding sequence ATGGTAATCGGCAAACCGCAAAGCGATCCAACACAGGAATGGTTTCTATCTCACTGCCATATTCATAAATATCCGGCAAAAAGCACACTGATCCATGCCGGTGAAAAAGCAGAAACTTTGTACTACATCATCAAAGGTTCTGTTGCAGTGCTGATCAAAGATGAAGAAGGCAAGGAAATGATTCTGTCTTACCTGAATCAGGGAGACTTTATCGGCGAACTGGGTCTGTTCGATGAAAGCGAAAACCCAACTCGTTCAGCCTGGATCCGCGCTAAAACCTCTTGTGAAGTGGCTGAAATTTCTTACAAGAAATTCCGTCAGTTAATCCAGGTTAACCCTGAAATTCTGATGCGTTTGTCTTCCCAGATGGCGCGTCGCCTGCAGAGCACCAGCCAGAAAGTCGGCAACCTAGCCTTCCTGGATGTAACGGGTCGTATCGCGCAGACATTGCTGAATCTGGCAAAACAGCCTGATGCGATGACTCATCCGGACGGCATGCAGATAAAGATCACCCGTCAGGAAATCGGTCAGATCGTGGGTTGTTCCCGTGAAACTGTGGGCCGTATTCTGAAAATGCTGGAAGATCAGGAACTGATCACCGCACACGGTAAAACAATTGTCGTGTTCGGCACTCGTTAA
- a CDS encoding aspartate aminotransferase family protein — protein MTEQMQVTRSWFDEVIVPTYAPAAFIPVRGLASRLWDQQDREYIDLAGGIAVNALGHCHPALVKTLTEQGQRLWHVSNWMTNEPTLRLARKMVDATFADRAFFCNSGAEANEAAFKLARRYAKEKFGEQKNQIIAFLQGFHGRTFFTVSVGGQSHYSDGFGPRPGAIQHIPYNDIAALKELISDSTCAVVMEPLQGEGGVLPADKEFAKAVRELCDQHNALLIFDEVQTGMGRTGSLFAYMQMGVEPDILTTAKALGGGFPIAAMLTREAVAQVFQPGVHGTTFGGNPLACAVAETAFDLINDPAMLAGVKEREGWFRAELEKINAEYHCFSEVRGQGLLLGAVLTEAFAGKAKAFVDAGIEQGVLVLVAGPNVVRFAPALNLTAEEFAEGMRRFTLAVAQVVKA, from the coding sequence ATGACAGAACAGATGCAGGTGACGCGTAGTTGGTTTGATGAAGTCATTGTCCCAACTTATGCTCCCGCAGCTTTCATTCCGGTGCGTGGTCTGGCTTCCCGTTTATGGGACCAACAGGATCGCGAATATATCGATCTCGCGGGTGGTATCGCGGTCAATGCGCTGGGTCACTGTCATCCGGCTTTAGTTAAAACCCTGACTGAACAAGGGCAGCGTCTGTGGCATGTCAGTAACTGGATGACCAACGAACCGACATTGCGTCTGGCACGTAAAATGGTTGATGCGACATTTGCTGATCGTGCGTTTTTCTGTAACTCCGGCGCAGAAGCTAACGAAGCGGCATTCAAACTGGCGCGTCGTTATGCCAAAGAAAAATTCGGCGAGCAGAAAAACCAGATCATTGCCTTCCTGCAGGGTTTCCATGGCCGTACTTTCTTCACTGTGAGCGTGGGTGGTCAGTCACATTACTCTGATGGCTTTGGCCCGCGTCCGGGAGCGATCCAGCATATTCCTTATAATGATATTGCAGCACTGAAAGAGCTGATTTCTGACAGTACCTGTGCGGTGGTGATGGAGCCATTGCAGGGTGAAGGCGGGGTGTTACCAGCCGATAAAGAATTTGCCAAAGCAGTTCGCGAGCTGTGTGATCAACATAATGCACTGCTGATTTTTGACGAAGTACAGACTGGCATGGGGCGTACCGGTAGCCTGTTTGCTTATATGCAGATGGGTGTGGAGCCGGATATTCTGACGACTGCCAAAGCTTTGGGTGGCGGATTCCCGATTGCGGCGATGCTGACACGTGAAGCGGTTGCTCAGGTATTCCAGCCGGGTGTGCATGGCACGACTTTCGGTGGGAACCCGCTGGCCTGTGCAGTGGCTGAAACCGCGTTTGATCTGATCAATGATCCAGCGATGCTGGCTGGTGTGAAAGAGCGCGAAGGCTGGTTCCGTGCTGAACTGGAAAAGATCAACGCTGAATATCATTGTTTCAGTGAAGTCCGTGGTCAGGGTTTACTGCTTGGTGCTGTATTAACCGAGGCCTTTGCCGGTAAAGCCAAAGCGTTTGTGGATGCGGGAATTGAGCAGGGCGTACTGGTGCTGGTGGCTGGCCCAAATGTGGTGCGTTTTGCTCCGGCACTGAATTTGACGGCAGAAGAGTTCGCCGAAGGTATGCGTCGTTTTACCCTGGCCGTCGCTCAGGTGGTAAAAGCGTAA
- a CDS encoding anthranilate synthase component II, with product MILLIDNYDSFTYNLVQYFGQLGAQVDVRRNDAVTIPDISALRPSHLVISPGPCTPNEAGISLDAIRMFAGKIPILGVCLGHQAIAQAFGGTVIRARQVMHGKTSLIGHDGKGVFRGLNNPLTVTRYHSLLVEESSLPAEFEVSAWTLPEAGVAREIMGLRHRSLPVEGVQFHPESILSEQGLELLANFLQQ from the coding sequence ATGATCCTGCTGATCGATAACTATGACTCTTTTACCTATAACCTGGTGCAGTATTTCGGACAGCTGGGTGCGCAGGTGGATGTGCGTCGCAATGATGCCGTGACTATCCCGGACATCTCAGCACTACGCCCCTCGCATCTGGTTATTTCGCCCGGTCCGTGTACACCCAATGAGGCAGGGATCTCGCTGGATGCGATCCGTATGTTTGCCGGAAAAATACCGATCCTCGGCGTTTGTCTCGGGCATCAGGCCATTGCTCAGGCATTTGGCGGCACGGTGATCCGGGCGCGCCAGGTGATGCATGGCAAAACCAGTCTCATTGGTCACGATGGCAAAGGTGTCTTTCGCGGATTAAACAATCCGTTGACGGTGACGCGTTATCACTCCTTGCTGGTTGAAGAATCGTCATTACCGGCGGAGTTTGAGGTATCAGCCTGGACCCTGCCGGAAGCGGGGGTTGCCAGAGAGATAATGGGATTACGTCATCGCAGCCTTCCTGTGGAAGGCGTTCAGTTTCATCCCGAAAGTATACTGAGTGAGCAGGGACTCGAATTATTAGCAAATTTCCTGCAGCAATAG
- a CDS encoding YchJ family protein has protein sequence MSSSTELCPCGSKKLFSQCCQPLLNREKTAETPEQLMRSRFTAFSRADAWGYVLKTWHPDNRPAVSEAELAEESRLAKWEKLEIRETKVHGEQGEVTFCAWYRDQTGLHPHIERSQFVRYDGEWVYTTGEFLPYTRAVKTKPNDPCPCGSGKKYKRCCG, from the coding sequence ATGTCATCCAGCACAGAATTGTGCCCTTGCGGTAGTAAAAAGCTCTTTTCTCAGTGTTGTCAGCCGCTACTGAACAGAGAGAAAACGGCAGAGACGCCGGAACAGTTAATGCGTTCGCGTTTTACCGCATTTTCCCGGGCGGATGCGTGGGGATATGTACTGAAAACCTGGCATCCTGATAACCGGCCTGCGGTGAGTGAAGCGGAACTGGCGGAAGAAAGCCGGTTAGCTAAATGGGAAAAGCTGGAGATCCGTGAGACGAAAGTGCACGGAGAGCAAGGTGAAGTCACCTTCTGTGCCTGGTATCGCGACCAGACGGGATTGCATCCGCATATTGAGCGTTCGCAGTTTGTGCGTTATGACGGTGAATGGGTGTATACCACCGGGGAATTTTTGCCTTATACCCGTGCGGTGAAAACCAAACCTAACGATCCGTGCCCGTGCGGGAGTGGTAAAAAATATAAGCGTTGCTGCGGCTGA
- a CDS encoding metallophosphoesterase → MPSCQTLQVRGRTFVAGDLHGCLSPLQSILQQVHFSADQGDVCILLGDLTDRGPDSPGCLKLLDQPGIFAIQGNHEQMCCSAWREEPLSEYCWIRNGGNWFYELPPEEQQRTKEHWLPRLEQLPLVIDLFTADNLHIGICHADPVFNDWQELRTALNEYKQKKREDLIEKLIWSRERISLANKTDLLSDAYRIKGVDWCIMGHTPIRPTPFRKGNCIWLDSGAVFPGGYLSVLEIGKELHCYQASK, encoded by the coding sequence ATGCCGTCTTGTCAGACATTGCAGGTTCGGGGCAGAACATTTGTTGCAGGTGATTTACATGGCTGCCTGTCACCGTTGCAATCCATACTGCAACAGGTTCACTTTTCTGCCGATCAGGGCGATGTATGCATTCTGCTGGGTGACCTGACCGATCGCGGGCCAGATAGCCCCGGTTGCCTGAAGTTACTGGATCAACCCGGGATCTTCGCTATCCAGGGAAACCACGAACAGATGTGCTGTTCTGCCTGGAGAGAGGAACCGCTGTCGGAATATTGCTGGATCAGAAATGGAGGAAACTGGTTCTATGAGCTTCCGCCGGAAGAACAGCAAAGAACCAAAGAGCACTGGCTTCCCAGACTGGAACAATTGCCGCTCGTCATTGATCTCTTTACTGCAGATAACCTGCACATCGGCATCTGTCACGCAGATCCGGTGTTCAATGACTGGCAGGAATTACGGACCGCATTAAATGAATACAAGCAGAAAAAACGGGAAGACCTGATTGAAAAACTGATCTGGTCACGAGAACGGATCTCGCTGGCCAATAAAACAGATCTGCTCTCCGATGCTTATCGGATCAAAGGCGTCGACTGGTGCATCATGGGACACACGCCAATTCGTCCTACACCATTCAGAAAAGGAAACTGTATCTGGCTGGACAGCGGCGCTGTTTTTCCCGGTGGCTATCTGAGTGTGCTGGAAATCGGCAAAGAACTGCATTGTTATCAGGCCAGCAAGTAA
- a CDS encoding MFS transporter codes for MSQDISSISTGGAHRPLNRNDYKTLSLAALGGALEFYDFIIFVFLATVVGQHFFPTDIPEWLRQFQTYGIFAAGYLARPLGGIVMAHFGDLFGRKKMFNLSILLMAFPTLLMGLLPTYASVGVIAPVGLLILRILQGAAIGGEVPGAWVFVSEHVPARRVGYACGTLTAGLTAGILLGSLVATALNTILTQEEIIAWGWRIPFLLGGVFGLFAMMLRRWLEETPIFTEMKAKKQLVEGLPLKQVLGNSKAEVAVSMLLTWVLSAAIVVVILMTPTYLQKQLAIAPTAALQANSLAIVALTIGCIFFGWLNDRFSSGLIFIVGSIGLALSAYTFYHGVVADPSLLFVLYPLVGFFVGIVGAVPYVMVNAFPPAIRFSGLSFSYNLSYAIFGGMTPMLVAFWLKNEPMAPCYYVMALCCVGVAVGGWLLLQERQEPEAIPQVN; via the coding sequence ATGTCACAAGATATATCATCAATATCAACCGGGGGAGCTCATCGCCCGCTTAATCGTAATGATTACAAAACATTATCTCTGGCTGCACTGGGCGGTGCGTTAGAGTTTTATGATTTCATTATCTTTGTTTTTCTGGCTACGGTCGTTGGCCAGCATTTTTTCCCGACTGATATTCCGGAGTGGCTGCGTCAGTTTCAGACTTACGGCATTTTTGCTGCCGGCTATCTGGCCCGGCCGCTGGGTGGCATTGTGATGGCGCACTTCGGCGATCTGTTCGGCCGCAAGAAAATGTTTAACCTAAGCATTTTGCTGATGGCTTTTCCGACCTTGTTAATGGGGTTGTTACCGACTTATGCCTCAGTGGGTGTGATTGCACCGGTTGGTTTGCTGATCCTGCGTATTTTGCAGGGGGCAGCGATTGGTGGTGAAGTTCCGGGGGCGTGGGTCTTTGTTTCTGAGCATGTGCCTGCCCGTCGTGTCGGTTATGCCTGTGGCACACTGACCGCCGGCCTCACAGCCGGTATTCTGCTGGGTTCACTGGTTGCGACTGCGCTGAACACCATACTGACACAAGAAGAGATCATCGCCTGGGGCTGGCGTATTCCGTTCCTGTTAGGTGGTGTGTTTGGGTTGTTTGCCATGATGCTGCGTCGTTGGCTGGAGGAGACCCCGATATTTACCGAGATGAAAGCCAAAAAACAGCTGGTGGAAGGTTTACCGCTGAAACAGGTGCTGGGTAATAGTAAAGCCGAAGTGGCGGTATCGATGTTGCTGACCTGGGTGCTGTCTGCCGCGATCGTGGTGGTGATCCTGATGACGCCAACCTATCTGCAGAAACAACTGGCCATTGCGCCAACCGCTGCGTTGCAGGCGAACTCACTGGCGATTGTAGCATTAACGATCGGTTGTATTTTCTTTGGCTGGTTAAACGATCGTTTCAGCAGTGGTCTGATTTTTATCGTTGGCAGTATTGGACTCGCGCTGTCTGCGTATACTTTTTATCACGGTGTCGTAGCGGATCCGTCTTTGTTGTTTGTCCTTTATCCGCTGGTTGGTTTCTTTGTGGGGATCGTCGGCGCCGTGCCCTATGTCATGGTGAATGCGTTTCCGCCAGCGATCCGTTTTTCCGGCCTTTCATTTTCTTATAATCTGTCTTATGCCATTTTCGGTGGTATGACGCCGATGCTGGTGGCGTTCTGGCTGAAGAATGAACCCATGGCACCTTGCTATTATGTTATGGCGCTGTGCTGCGTTGGTGTGGCGGTCGGTGGCTGGTTGTTGCTGCAGGAGCGGCAGGAACCTGAAGCGATACCTCAGGTTAATTAA
- the rraA gene encoding ribonuclease E activity regulator RraA, which translates to MEYNTSQLCDIYQDQVDVVEPMFSTFGGRSSFGGLVTTIKCFEANGIIRQIVKESGVGRVLLIDGGGSLRRALIDADIAAIAADNGWEGIICYGSVREVDALADLEIGIQALASIPVGADEDDTGDSELPVNFGGVTFLPEDHIYADTTGVILSPEPLDIE; encoded by the coding sequence ATGGAATACAATACCTCCCAGCTTTGTGATATTTACCAGGATCAAGTCGATGTTGTGGAACCTATGTTCAGCACCTTCGGCGGGCGCTCCTCTTTCGGTGGACTGGTAACCACAATTAAATGTTTTGAGGCAAATGGCATTATTCGCCAGATTGTCAAAGAAAGTGGCGTTGGCAGAGTACTGTTGATTGATGGTGGTGGCTCTTTACGACGCGCCCTGATCGATGCAGATATTGCAGCTATTGCTGCAGATAATGGTTGGGAAGGCATCATCTGTTACGGTTCAGTGCGGGAAGTCGATGCACTGGCTGATCTGGAGATCGGAATTCAGGCGCTAGCGTCCATTCCGGTCGGTGCAGATGAAGATGATACCGGAGACAGCGAATTGCCGGTTAACTTCGGCGGTGTCACTTTCCTGCCGGAAGACCATATCTATGCGGATACTACCGGTGTCATTTTATCGCCGGAACCATTGGATATCGAATAA
- a CDS encoding cell division protein ZapB, protein MSFEVLEQLEARVQSAVDGITLLKMELDELRAQNQQLKEENQHLRNEHQAWQERLRSLLGKMDQMNSEG, encoded by the coding sequence ATGTCTTTTGAAGTATTAGAACAGCTTGAAGCGAGAGTCCAATCTGCGGTGGATGGCATCACTTTGTTGAAAATGGAACTCGATGAGCTGCGGGCACAAAATCAGCAACTGAAAGAAGAAAACCAGCATTTACGGAATGAACATCAGGCATGGCAGGAACGTCTGCGTTCTTTGCTGGGCAAAATGGATCAGATGAACAGCGAAGGTTAA
- the cysE gene encoding serine O-acetyltransferase has protein sequence MACKKCVKKDKAWQTIRDEAVQMAAEEPMLASFFHSTIINHDSLGAALSFQLANKLGSVTMPPIVLREVIEQALRTDPEILNAVACDICAVTERDPAVNFLSTPLLYLKGFQALQAYRVSHWLWLQGRQSLALFLQHQISVVYGVDIHPAAQIGFGIMLDHATGIVIGETAVVGNDVSILQNVTLGGTGKEHGDRHPKIREGVMIGAGAKVLGNIEVGEGAKIGAGSVVLAPVPPHTTVAGVPAKEVGRPSTLKPSLSMEQDI, from the coding sequence ATGGCCTGCAAAAAATGCGTTAAAAAAGACAAAGCTTGGCAGACTATCCGGGATGAAGCCGTGCAAATGGCAGCCGAAGAACCGATGCTGGCCAGCTTTTTCCATTCCACGATTATTAATCACGATAGTCTGGGGGCTGCACTCAGTTTTCAGCTGGCCAATAAACTAGGCAGCGTGACCATGCCACCGATAGTGCTGCGCGAAGTCATTGAACAAGCGCTCCGTACCGATCCAGAAATTCTGAATGCAGTTGCCTGTGATATTTGTGCGGTCACGGAACGTGATCCGGCTGTGAACTTCCTTTCTACGCCTCTGCTTTATCTGAAGGGGTTTCAGGCTTTACAGGCTTATCGTGTATCGCATTGGTTATGGCTGCAGGGAAGACAGTCGCTGGCGTTATTTCTGCAGCATCAGATTTCTGTTGTTTACGGTGTGGATATTCATCCGGCCGCGCAGATAGGCTTCGGTATCATGCTCGATCATGCGACGGGCATTGTCATCGGGGAAACCGCCGTTGTGGGGAATGATGTTTCTATTCTGCAAAATGTGACGCTGGGTGGTACAGGTAAAGAACACGGCGACCGTCATCCTAAGATCCGTGAAGGGGTGATGATTGGTGCTGGTGCCAAAGTGCTGGGTAATATTGAAGTCGGTGAGGGCGCCAAGATTGGTGCGGGGAGTGTGGTACTGGCTCCGGTACCGCCACACACGACAGTTGCGGGCGTACCGGCAAAAGAAGTCGGACGACCATCTACATTAAAACCATCACTGAGTATGGAACAGGATATCTGA
- a CDS encoding cation diffusion facilitator family transporter codes for MATEHSHYYRWVTFAGIASSATAGLLIIGKLTAWLMTGSSSLLASLTDSMMDISASLISLMAVRYALIPADDNHQFGHGKAESLASLAQAAFITGSAVVLLMHGVDALLDPKPLQHVAVGIWISIASLGLTLVLVTFQSYVIRLTGSQAVKADSLHYRSDLLLNAAVLLALVLSSQGFPNADAIFAILLGGYILWSALQIGYEAIQTLLDRQLPEDECQQITDICCAVDGVRGIHDLKTRLSGPMRFIQLHLELDDELPLVKAHELADIAEMRLKAQFPISDILIHMDPVSALPKENVHHQP; via the coding sequence ATGGCGACAGAACATAGTCATTATTATCGTTGGGTGACTTTCGCGGGGATCGCTTCTTCTGCAACCGCGGGTTTATTGATTATCGGTAAACTTACCGCCTGGCTGATGACAGGCTCATCAAGTTTACTGGCGTCACTGACTGACTCAATGATGGATATTAGTGCTTCACTGATCAGCCTGATGGCTGTGCGCTATGCATTAATTCCTGCGGACGATAATCATCAGTTTGGTCATGGCAAAGCGGAATCGCTGGCCAGTCTGGCTCAGGCTGCATTTATCACAGGTTCAGCCGTTGTATTGTTGATGCATGGTGTGGATGCGCTGCTGGATCCTAAGCCGTTACAGCATGTTGCTGTCGGGATCTGGATCAGTATCGCTTCATTGGGATTGACTCTGGTTCTGGTCACGTTCCAAAGCTATGTTATTCGTCTGACGGGAAGCCAGGCGGTAAAAGCGGATTCATTACATTACCGGTCGGATTTGCTGCTGAATGCGGCGGTATTACTGGCTCTGGTTTTATCGTCACAGGGGTTTCCTAATGCCGATGCGATCTTTGCTATTCTGCTGGGCGGGTATATTCTGTGGAGTGCGCTGCAAATTGGCTACGAAGCGATACAGACATTGTTGGATCGTCAGCTGCCGGAAGATGAATGTCAGCAAATTACGGACATTTGTTGCGCAGTGGACGGGGTTCGCGGGATCCATGATTTGAAAACCCGCCTTTCCGGACCAATGCGTTTTATTCAGTTACATCTGGAGCTGGATGATGAACTTCCACTGGTGAAGGCGCATGAGTTAGCGGATATCGCTGAAATGCGTTTGAAGGCGCAGTTTCCAATTTCAGACATTCTTATTCATATGGATCCTGTTTCTGCGCTGCCCAAAGAGAATGTGCACCATCAGCCATGA
- a CDS encoding ABC transporter permease subunit, which yields MTPIPQVKSKFRTFILLAGFGFLYVPILLLIVYSFNESRLVTVWSGFSVKWYGELFADNLMMNGVILSLTIGVLSASMAVVIGTLAAFVLTRIGNFRGQTSFAFLITAPMVMPEVITGLALLLLFVAMSNMFGWPAQRGAMTIWIAHVTFTAAYVTVIVRSRLQELDLSIEEAAQDLGATPFKVFFLVTLPSIAPAIAAGWLLGFTLSVDDLVITSFVSGPNATTLPMVVFSSVRLGVSPKINALATLIILVVSIATFIGWWMMASAEKRRKAEIKAAMQNG from the coding sequence ATGACACCAATCCCGCAGGTGAAATCGAAATTTCGTACATTTATCTTGCTGGCCGGATTTGGCTTTTTGTATGTGCCGATCCTGTTGCTGATTGTGTACTCGTTCAATGAATCCCGTCTGGTGACCGTGTGGTCAGGCTTTTCAGTTAAATGGTATGGCGAGTTATTTGCCGATAACCTGATGATGAACGGTGTGATCCTGAGTCTGACCATTGGTGTATTGAGTGCCAGTATGGCGGTGGTAATTGGTACGTTGGCCGCGTTTGTCCTGACGCGTATTGGCAATTTCCGCGGACAAACCAGCTTTGCTTTTTTGATCACTGCACCAATGGTTATGCCAGAGGTGATCACGGGTCTGGCATTACTACTGTTGTTTGTTGCTATGTCCAATATGTTTGGCTGGCCAGCGCAGCGTGGGGCGATGACGATCTGGATCGCGCATGTGACGTTTACTGCCGCGTATGTCACGGTGATCGTGCGTTCCCGTTTACAGGAACTGGATCTCTCGATTGAAGAAGCGGCGCAGGATCTGGGGGCCACACCCTTCAAGGTGTTTTTCCTGGTCACGTTACCCTCTATTGCGCCGGCAATTGCTGCGGGGTGGTTATTGGGATTTACTCTGTCAGTAGACGATCTGGTTATTACCAGCTTTGTTTCCGGGCCTAACGCAACTACGCTGCCGATGGTAGTGTTCTCCAGTGTTCGCTTAGGTGTAAGCCCTAAAATCAATGCATTAGCGACGTTGATTATCCTGGTCGTATCTATTGCCACTTTTATTGGCTGGTGGATGATGGCCTCTGCCGAGAAGCGTCGCAAGGCAGAAATTAAAGCAGCTATGCAAAACGGCTGA